The proteins below are encoded in one region of Candidatus Dadabacteria bacterium:
- the mfd gene encoding transcription-repair coupling factor: MNGNSSTLELSSHLENPLVEKFLGCPPGEPTDLTGLYGNSTYFLLALISEAPGKRVLHVCEQREQCVHAARSISSLKRTEIPVLLSRGMEKTRSLFEKTEITEPERLHSIFRWKQTGVLCADAAALAEVLAPPRTLEAESFTIEEGARIDREELVQRLLEIGYSEVDFTEKRGDISVRGSIVDLFSPGSRNPLRVELFADQVNSLREFSPATQKSVGKTQKAVINPASFAVYRQISKDDLVGQVLAGADKKGLTSSEVEPLLEAFESGSHFRGIEWFTPFFWDSRQCVLDYPQENLIVSLPIGFDEEALLLRLEEKFEARRKSLGKLEKSLPQFERLYLGRKELAEKLQESRLAYPGTMGIGTEGKNSLKFSTEEISFSKPSLKVFTDKAEELIEDGYEVFVFFTSQAEREKFLKLAENHPDKGMVHVVGELFESTVLHDFKIALLTEKTLVEKTKSRGAAFGGSDMPSAFLTSFSQLKPGDYIVHKEFGIGVFRGLRRLSFENSQGDFLECEYKDGDKIFVPVEKLALVQKYMGAGREPKIEKLGSANWRKTVGRVKRAVEEVATELVELCAERKIGKGFRFSPRDQMFNDFEMGFPWSETPDQSAAIEDVMSDMESEKAMDRLICGDVGFGKTEVALRAAFKACLDGKQVMVIAPTTLLASQHYRTALSRFKSYPVSIGMLSRFTTGKREKEILNRLEDGSLDVIIGTHKLLGKRIKLKNLGLAVIDEEQKFGVNHKKSIRSMKNAVDVLTLSATPIPRTLQLSLADVRDISVINTPPEGRQPVEVYIQQFNTATIKEAAEKESARDGTVFFIHNRIEDIFEKADLLQKLMPKLSIGVTHGRMNETRLSRTIEQFTDGKIDLLVTTAIVESGLDIPKANTIIVNNAHTMGLADLYQLKGRVGRSDRKAYAYFLVPSINSLTEDARKRLEVLSRLTDLGSGFKLATADLQIRGAGTLFGEKQSGHIADIGLEFYLELLRDTIEGKRRGEDHIREIRPEIKTRDDAFIPEHYIQSGSERLFYYKKISSAGKRGEARKIAGEIEDRFGAMPNPLKRLVLIAELRIALGEKLIKKAEIGENTATLSLADGKTRGREKKLSIPLPSEDRYEALISAVERVEKPTQAHV; encoded by the coding sequence GTGAACGGTAACAGCTCCACGCTTGAACTTTCATCCCACCTTGAAAACCCCTTGGTGGAGAAGTTTCTTGGGTGCCCGCCCGGAGAACCGACTGATCTTACGGGTCTTTACGGAAACTCGACCTATTTTCTTCTGGCGCTTATCTCCGAGGCGCCCGGCAAAAGGGTGCTTCATGTCTGCGAGCAAAGAGAGCAATGCGTCCATGCGGCGCGAAGCATCTCTTCTTTAAAAAGAACGGAAATCCCTGTTCTTCTCTCAAGAGGAATGGAGAAAACCCGCTCCCTTTTCGAGAAAACGGAAATCACGGAACCCGAAAGGCTTCACTCTATTTTCAGATGGAAGCAAACCGGGGTACTCTGCGCGGACGCGGCAGCACTTGCCGAGGTGTTGGCTCCGCCCCGCACCCTCGAGGCCGAGAGCTTCACTATAGAGGAGGGAGCACGGATCGATCGGGAGGAACTTGTACAAAGGCTCCTTGAAATCGGCTACAGCGAGGTGGATTTCACGGAAAAAAGAGGCGACATCAGCGTCCGGGGCTCTATAGTGGACCTCTTCTCCCCCGGATCACGGAATCCCCTAAGGGTGGAGCTTTTCGCAGACCAGGTGAATTCGCTCCGGGAGTTTTCCCCCGCAACTCAGAAATCCGTCGGAAAAACACAGAAAGCCGTGATCAATCCGGCCTCATTCGCCGTTTACCGCCAAATAAGCAAGGACGATCTGGTCGGACAGGTTCTCGCCGGAGCCGACAAGAAGGGACTTACCTCAAGCGAGGTGGAACCTCTTTTGGAGGCGTTTGAGAGCGGTTCGCATTTCAGGGGAATCGAATGGTTCACACCGTTTTTCTGGGACTCGCGCCAATGCGTGCTCGATTACCCGCAAGAAAACCTAATAGTGAGCCTCCCAATCGGATTTGACGAGGAAGCACTGCTATTGAGACTAGAGGAAAAATTCGAAGCAAGAAGAAAATCTCTGGGGAAACTTGAAAAGTCGCTTCCCCAGTTTGAGAGGCTATACCTCGGAAGAAAAGAGCTTGCGGAAAAACTCCAGGAATCAAGGCTCGCATACCCAGGGACGATGGGCATAGGAACCGAAGGAAAAAACAGCCTTAAGTTCAGCACAGAAGAGATATCGTTTTCGAAACCTTCGCTCAAAGTCTTTACTGACAAGGCGGAAGAACTCATCGAAGACGGTTACGAGGTGTTCGTATTTTTCACTTCACAGGCAGAAAGAGAAAAATTCCTCAAGCTTGCGGAGAACCATCCAGACAAGGGAATGGTGCACGTAGTCGGAGAGCTTTTCGAAAGCACAGTTCTTCACGATTTCAAAATCGCCCTTCTTACGGAGAAAACCCTTGTCGAGAAAACCAAAAGCCGAGGCGCGGCCTTTGGGGGAAGCGATATGCCCTCCGCTTTTCTCACTTCGTTCAGCCAGCTCAAACCCGGGGACTACATAGTTCACAAGGAATTCGGAATAGGTGTCTTCAGGGGGCTAAGAAGGCTTTCCTTTGAAAACAGCCAGGGCGATTTTCTCGAGTGCGAATACAAAGACGGGGACAAGATATTCGTCCCGGTGGAGAAATTGGCACTGGTTCAGAAGTACATGGGAGCTGGAAGGGAACCGAAGATTGAAAAGCTGGGAAGCGCAAACTGGAGAAAAACCGTCGGCAGGGTTAAAAGGGCCGTGGAGGAAGTCGCGACCGAGCTCGTGGAACTCTGCGCGGAAAGAAAGATCGGAAAAGGTTTTCGGTTCTCCCCGAGGGATCAGATGTTCAATGATTTCGAAATGGGATTTCCCTGGAGTGAGACCCCGGATCAGTCGGCAGCCATAGAGGACGTAATGTCAGACATGGAATCCGAAAAGGCCATGGACAGGCTTATCTGCGGAGACGTCGGGTTCGGAAAAACCGAAGTGGCCCTGCGGGCCGCTTTCAAGGCATGCCTCGATGGAAAACAGGTCATGGTGATCGCACCCACCACGCTTCTCGCAAGCCAGCACTACCGAACCGCACTTTCAAGGTTCAAAAGCTATCCCGTGAGCATCGGAATGCTTTCACGATTCACGACAGGCAAGAGAGAAAAGGAGATTCTAAATAGACTCGAAGACGGTTCCCTAGACGTCATAATCGGAACGCACAAGCTTCTTGGAAAAAGAATAAAGCTGAAAAACCTTGGACTCGCCGTGATAGACGAGGAACAGAAATTCGGAGTGAATCACAAAAAATCCATAAGGTCGATGAAAAACGCCGTCGACGTATTGACGCTCTCGGCGACTCCCATACCCAGAACCCTCCAGCTTTCCCTCGCCGACGTAAGGGACATAAGCGTGATAAATACCCCTCCCGAGGGACGGCAGCCCGTAGAGGTGTACATTCAGCAGTTCAACACCGCAACGATAAAGGAGGCCGCAGAAAAAGAGAGCGCAAGAGACGGCACGGTTTTTTTCATACACAACAGGATAGAGGACATATTCGAGAAGGCGGACCTTCTCCAAAAACTCATGCCGAAACTGTCAATAGGGGTAACGCACGGCCGAATGAACGAAACGCGGCTCTCAAGAACCATAGAACAGTTCACCGACGGAAAAATAGACCTGCTCGTAACCACCGCGATAGTGGAATCCGGACTCGACATACCAAAAGCCAACACGATAATAGTGAACAACGCCCATACTATGGGCCTAGCGGACCTCTATCAGCTTAAGGGCCGTGTCGGAAGATCAGACAGAAAAGCATATGCATACTTTCTCGTACCATCCATAAACTCCCTCACTGAAGATGCCAGAAAAAGGCTCGAGGTGCTCTCTCGACTCACCGACCTTGGAAGCGGATTCAAGCTCGCCACGGCCGATCTGCAGATAAGGGGAGCCGGCACCCTTTTCGGAGAAAAGCAGTCAGGACACATAGCGGATATAGGACTTGAGTTCTATCTCGAACTGCTGAGAGATACGATTGAAGGCAAAAGAAGGGGCGAAGACCACATCCGTGAAATCAGACCGGAAATAAAAACGCGGGACGATGCGTTCATCCCTGAGCATTATATTCAAAGCGGTTCAGAGAGACTTTTTTACTAC